The DNA window GCAAAGaaggaaaatcttgaaaaaaaaaaatcattgctATGGGAGCTGGCTGCTACAGATGAGATGACAGCGGCTGGCCTGTAGCACTGGAATAGATAGTCATGGCACACCGAATGGTTAATGAGGTTTCCCCTGACAGTATAAACTCCTTATCCTCCCTTCATATGGAGTACTTGCCATGATGCCAGACCAGTTAGAAATTTCAATTGTAAATTTTGACCGGCTTCTCTAATGAGTGACGGTTCTGCAGGTAGTTGAAACCACCGGAACAAAGTTAGGATTACATAACAGAACCTGAATACAAAACATGATATGAATGGTACAGTGAAGTGCATAAGAATTCAATGGACATGTAACCGTGCATGCCAGAGCTCAAAACATAGTCTCAGCAAATATCTGAAGAAAAATTGAAATGTCTTTCTTGGGTGGTGGCAATTATAAAACCATTCTAGGCAACAGAGTCAAACACAGATTCAGATAAAACGGATTAATAGTGAATTCTCTACATTATCATGCAGACTCAAAGATCCTTTAACCCATTCACCTGAAAATAGCGATGATTACAGCAGATCTCATAAAGATGCAGCTATTTGAGATCATAAAGCATTGCATGTTTGCCTAAGCTATGATGACACTAGTATGGTACACAAAATTGACACTAGAAAATTTGACAGCGTTGTTTCACAAAAAAGTAGCATACCTGATTCACTGTATAAGCCCTTTTTGGTGCAGTATCAGTGTGCTCCATCCCAAGATATTGCTCCCAAGCTCCATAGACCTCTCTCCTCTGTAGTAATCAGATGACAAAGATCAGCAAACAGGACAAGCATGGAAACAGCTAGACAAGCGTGTAGGCAACATCAAACAATGTACCTGAAAGCGAGTAGATATAACATCTGAATCCTGGAGGTAATCTGGCCGATTCATCGATATAAACGCAAATTTCCACTGCTCACATGAATATTAACAGGTATATCAGTTCTGTAGCTGCATAATATGCAATGCAACTCAaggtaaaagaaaaggaaagacaATGACAAGAAAAAGAATAGCAATAATCCAAAAGACCCGGAAGTTACAAAAATCAAGATCTGTTACTGAATATCACTTTGTTATATCACTTTGCTATCACAGTTCGCAAAATAATTGGCAAACCATTCTGTAAGACATAAAATATGTGCATCTAAGTCACTTGTGGGGACTTTTTTCCTGACAAGTGACTGGAAACTTTTGAGATGATTGATAAATTTTGATAGTTAAGTATGGCATCTGAATTCTGCCCATTACAGAAGAACCAGATCAGAAATAGTGGTACTATTTATGAATAATAATATGTTGTCACTCCATCCATTAAAAGAAACTTCAATAGATGGATCACCTTGGAAAATTCATCAGCAGAGACTTGCAGTTTACTCTGTATGCGCTTCTTGACTTCTGCTAAAGTCTCACCTTCATGAATGAGCAGAAAGAAAGGGTCTCCAAAGTTCTGAATTTGCTGTAGGTCAAAACAATGTCAATTCTTGACATAAAAAATATTGAATAGCTATCTTCAAATACAACTTAATAAGTGCACTACCTGAGTCTGATTAATATCTTTCATGAAGTGATAAACATGAATTAGCCGATCATTTGGAcctatatttttctcctcttctGGAATCTACACCAATTGATAGACGCACTTATGAGGTTATTTATAACTTTTCAGATTGGAACTACAGCCACCAAGTACAGTGGACAAAATTATTACACACCTCCTCAGCACGTAGTGTCCAATATTGATCGTTTATATTCTCTAtcttctcttgtagtggaaagatcTATGAAAAAACTTGAATTAGCCACTAGCCAGTAGCCATAATGAATACAGTAAAAATGATAGTTTTTTATATAGAAGAATTCATTACACTAGTTACAAAATCTTTGTTCTCAAGAAAATAAAACATAAGAAACACTGTATATTGTGTAATGCTCATGATGAATCATATGAATGCCCTAAGTACCTTATAGATCTTGTGGTAAAACACTTCTAGCACACGTAGTTCAGCATTAGGACTGGACAGTTCAACCTGTTGATTAGTACAGTTAAAAGCTTAATGAACCAAACCAGCAAGAGAAACCTAACAAGCCACTTCACAGTTGCTTTTACTTTTTCACTCGAACACacaggagagctgtgtatcattatTACAGTACATATTAAGAAAAGAGAAGGGTCCGAACAACACCCACATTCACACCAAACAATAAGCTTTTACTCCATCCATCCCGCAAAGACATGATTTTTAGCAAACCAGACAGATTATTATCATGGAGAAAAGGCAAAGATGCCCTCCATTGTATCTCTGTATTTCATGGTGAAAAGATTGGATTGGCTGTGACATCTCCAGCAGCCCCAGGATTTAATGGCCATATATTGCTTCATCAAGGCAGGTTATGAAGGAATTAGGCGCCACATTTAATGGGTGCAGGTGGCTCACAAGGGCAATTAATACTCCTAGTAGCTCTAAATCAACTATTTGTGGGACCAATCCACTACTAAAATTCAAGTCTTTGTGGGACGCTTTAGTACAGTTTGATAGCAAACTATAAGTGATAATACAAGTATGACCAGACCCTTTAACCAGATTACCAGACAAGGCTAGGCACTCCATCTGCTGCTACTTTTTTTCCTGTCTTAACTCTTAAGAGCTACAAAATGTTCCTTTTTCTTTATTGTTGTATAAGACTTTGAAGAGACAAGCCTACATCTGGAATGCCCCACCTACCTACTTTAGTCTTTGCCACATTCAATAAGAATTAGTCTATTTGTTTATTGGCAACAATGCTGTTAGCAAGTTATGTTTGCCTCCTAGTCTATTGTGCCTGCGCCTTGGACTCTGGATACAGCCATGCGCCAGGCTAGGCACTTGTGCTATTTAGTATGAGTTAATTAGGTTCCTAGATTGTGTTCACACCTTGAACCCTTGAGTTCTCCTGCCTATATATTGTAATCCCTTGTAATCTGTGTTTGATTAACATATACTATTCAGAGTTTATCTCTCTCACATGGTATCACGAGTCTGGGTAACACCCGTTTTCCCTTCCGCTTCTCTGGCGTGCTGCTTCtagcgccgccgcctccggcgTGCTGCCCCTTGCGCCGCCCCTCTATTctccgccatggccggctcccTTCACCCCTCTGCTGCTGACAACGAGGCCGAGCGCAAGCGCCAGGAGGACGCCCGCGCCGCCCACAACGAGGCTGAGCGCAAGCGCCAGGAGGACGCCCGCGCCGCCCAGGCTGCCGCCCGTCGCGCCGCTCTCGCTCGCGCCGAAGAGGCCGAAGccgaggccgccgccgcggcaCACGAGCGCGACGTTGCGGCTGCGCGCGTCCGCGCCGCCCTGGAGCGCGCGGCCCAGGAGCGGGCCGCTGCCGACCCTCACCTTGAAGATCCGCCAGAGGACCGCGACGAGGACGCGTCCTCCCTCTTCGATGGCCCTCGTACCTCAGTTCAGGCCGCCATAGCTCTTCAGGAGGCTACTGCTGTTCTTCACCTGCACGCCCAAGCTGTGGCCGTCCAGAACATCCGTCATCTTGTCCGCGTCGTTCTCGACGTCACCTCCGGCAGCTTCGCTCGGTGGCGCGAGCAATTCCTTGCTCGCCCTGGGCAAGTACTCCCTTCAGGGCCATGTTCTTCAGGACGATCGTCCCCTGAACTCGCCAGACTGGGAGCGCATGGACTGCGTCGTCCGCTCCTAGCTCTACGGCACCCTCTCCGACAATCTCCACGACATTGTCCGGCATCGCGGCGACCAAGGCGACACTGCCCGTACCACCTGGCTTGCCATTGAGAGCCAATTTCTCGACAACCGGGAGGCGCGCGCTCTCATCCTTGACGCCAAACTTCGCACGCTTGTCCAGGGGGACCTATCTGTCACCGACTACTGCAAGCTTCTCAAGACCGCCGCCGACAACCTCGCTGATCTGGGTGAACCCGTCAGCGACCGCTCCCTCGTCCTCAATCTCATCCGAGGTTTGAACGAGCGGTTTGTCTCCGTTGGCCGCCATCTTCGACGCAGCCGTCCCTTCCCTTCCTTCTTGGAGGCCTGCGATGAGCTCACTCTCGAGGAGCTTACCATGGGGGCCCCGACTCCGTCTCCTCCCATGGCTCTCGTCGCCAGCACAGGCAGCGGCTTCTCGTCCCCTCGTCCCGCCTCCCCGCAGATTTCTGGGCATCCCAACACCGAGCCTGGGGGTGGCAAAGGGGGCGGCTTTGGTGGCAAAAACAATCGTCGCGGCGCTCGGGGCCGAGGCGGCAACGGTGACCACAGGGGCGGCAAAGGCGGCGGCTCAGGCACGTCTGCTCCATCCAACCAGGGGGCGAGTGGGTCTTGGCCCACCCACTACAACCCGTGGCTCATTGTCCCCGGGCCGCGTCCTCTGCTTCGCGGTGCACCCACCCAGCCACCACACCAGCAGGCGTTGCTGGCACAACAGGGAGCCTTCCTGGCTTCGCAGTAGCAGCACCCTCCAGCACCGTTTCAGCAGCAGTACCTGCAGCAGGCCTCTCCTGCTGCCTTCTACGGTCAGCAGGGTGCTCCTGTGCCTTTCTTCGGCACCTCGGCTCCTCCCGGCTTCTACACCTCTCCAACCGGTCTTCCGGCGGCCTTCGATCAACAATCCCTTGCTTCCACCTTTAGCACCATGACACTACAGCAGCCGCCGAACAACGACTGGTACTTCGACTCAGGTGCCACCTCCCACATGACTTCTGATTCTCGCACTCCTTCACACCCTAACTCTTCACAGTATCTTTCTCCTTCTATCATTGTCGGTGATGGCTCCTTACTTCCTGTCACCGCCACTGGCACCACCACTCTCACAGATTCTCTGTCCCTCAATAATGTTCTTGTTTCACcacgcctcattaaaaacctcattTCAGTACGCCAGTTCACCACTGACAACAATTGTGCTGTTGAATTTGACCCTGCTGGTTGTTCTGTGAAGAATCTGGAGTCTCAAAAGGTGATCATCAGGTGTAATAGCTCCGGGCCCCTCTACCCATTACATCTCCCCGGCGCCACCGCCCTTGCTGCTGATTCCTCACCTGCACTTTGGCATCGTCGGCTTGGCCATCCTGGTCGTGACACGTTGTCCAAAGTCACCTCTGTTATTCCTGGCTGTACTAAAGAACTTGGTTCCATTTGTCATGCGTGTCAGTTAGGGCGTCATACACGCCTTCCGTTTCAAACATCATCTTCTCGGGCATCTAATTTATTTGAGCTCATTCACTGTGATTTATGGACTTCCCCAGTCGTTAGTATTTCTGGCTTCAAATACTACTTAATTATACTCGATGATTATTCCCACTATGTTTGGGCGTTTCCTCTTCGTCTCAAATCTGACACGTTTACCACTCTAACTAACTTTCTCGCCTATGTTCGCACTCAGTATGGCACTGCTGTAAAAGCTATCCAGTGTGACAATGGCCGGGAGTTCGATAACTCTATCTCCCGCTCCTTCTTCCTCACCAACGGCATCCACCTTCGCATGTCCTGTCCATATACTTCATCTCAGAATGGGCGGGCTGAGCGCATGATCCGCACCATCAATAATGCGGTTCGCTCCCTTCTTATTCAAGCTTGCATGCCCCCTTCATACTGGGTTGAAGCCTTACACGTCGCCACACATGTTCTCAACATCCTACCCACCAAAACCCTTCACTCCTCCACACCTCACTCTGTCCTGTTTGGTGTTCAGCCCCAATACGACCATCTTCGCGTCTTTGGCTGCGCTTGCTATCCTAACCTTTCCGCCACAGCCACCCACAAACTTGCACCTCGATCCTCCTTGTGCATCTTTCTTGGCTATTCCTCCAACCATAAAGGATACCGCTGCCTCGACCTTCAAACCAATCGTGTTCTCATCTCTCGACATGTCGTGTTTGATGAGAACTCGTTCCCCCTTTCCcagcagcccactcctcccaaTCCAGCGGACTTCGATTTTCTAACTGATGATGCTGATCCCATGCCCAGTGCACCACTACCTTTATTTTCTACAGGTACCTCCGTTGGTATTTCTGCACGGCCACGTGCAGCACCCCCTGTCGGCACGCCATCAGCACCCTGCACGGACTGTCCTCGTGTGGCATTCAGTGACGGTGCAGCCGTCGAGACAGCAGCTGCCACTCCGGTGCCGGGCAAGGTTCTTTCACCAATATCAGGCGCCCGGCAGGCCACTCCCTCTacacctgctgctgctgcagctccAGGCGCTGCTGCAGCCCGGCAGGCCGCTCCATCTACGCCTGCTACTGCTGCAGCTCCAGGCGCTGCTGCAGCCCCCGGCGCCCCAGGTCCCTCCGTTCCTGCAGCAGCCCCCGTCAGGCCTCGACCACTGCTGGTGTATTCACGGCGCCAGGCAGCCGCTCCTCCTCCGCAACCGGCTGCCTCCAGCCCGCCGGCTCTGCCCAAGGGCGCCGTGTCTGTACAGCCCACCGTCAACAATCACAGCATGACAACACGCGCCAAAGCTGGTCACCAGTTTCCTAGTGTCTACAACAGCACAACACTGTCACCGGTGCCCCGCAGCTTCCGTAGTGCCCTTACTGATCCCAATTGGAGGGCTGCCATGGAAGAAGAGTTCTCTGCTCTCCTTCAGAACAACACATGGGAGCTTGTTCCTCGACCGTCTCAAGGCAACATTGTCACTGGTAAATGGATTTTCAAGCACAAATTCAGGGCTGACGGGTCCCTAGAGCGCTACAAGGCTCGTTGGGTCCTTCGAGGCTTTACTCAGCGCCCGGGGATCGACTTTGACGAGACATTCAGTCCTGTTGTCAAGCCCGCCACAGTTCGGACAGTGCTCTCCCTCGCCCTCTCCCGCGAATGGCCAGTTCACCAGCTCGATGTAAAGAATGCCTTTCTACACGGGACCCTGTCTGAAACTGTTTTTTCTGCACAGCCTGCTGGTTTTGAGGATGCCACTCATCCCGGATATGTCTGTCGACTCAACAAGTCTCTCTATGGTCTCAAGCAAGCTCCTCGGGCATGGTACAGTCGCTTTGCTACATTTATTCTCTCACTTGGATTTGTGAATGCCAAGACAGACACCTCCCTATTTATCTACCATCATGGTGCCGACACAGCATACTTGCTGCTGTACGTAGATGACATCATCCTCACTGCCTCCTCCACAGCTGTCCTCCGTCGCATCATATCTGCCCTACAGCGTGAGTTCAACATGAAGGACCTTGGCAAGTTACACCATTTTCTTGGAATGCAAGTTCAGCACCGGGATGGATGTCTACTTTTGTCTCAGCAACAATACATGATGGAGATTCTTGACCGGGCTGGTATGACTAAATGCAAACCCTGCTCTACTCCAGTTGACACCAATCCAAAGCTATCTGCAGTAAGTGGTGACCCAGTTCAGGATCCCTCTGATTTTCGCAGCCTAGCTGGTGCTCTTCAGTACCTCACTTTCACTCGTCCGGACATTGCTTATGCTGTTCAGCAAGTGTGTCTCCACATGCATGATCCACGGGAACCTCACTTGGCTGCCCTCAAGCGGATCCTTCGGTATGTTCGCGGGACTCTACATTTGGGGTTGGTGCTCCGcccctcatcccaacatgagctggTCGCCTACTCTGATGCTGACTGGGCCGGCTGCCCGGATACTCGCAAGTCCACTTCTGGATATGCGGTCTTCCTTGGTGATAACCTCATTTCCTGGTCCTCCAAACGCCAAAACACCGTGTCCCGATCCAGTGCCGAAGCTGAATATCGCGCCGTTGCCAACACTGTTGCAGAAGCTTCCTGGCTGCGCCAACTTCTCAGCGAATTACAGTCCCCCTTGCAGCGTGCTACATTGGTCTACTGTGACAACATCAGCGCCGTCTACATGTCCGCCAACCCAGTCCAGCATCAGCGGACTAAACACATTGAGATTGATCTCCATTTTGTTCGGGAACATGTTGCTCTTGGTGCTGTTCGAGTTCTTCATGTTCCAACCACCTCTCAGTatgccgacatcttcaccaaaggaTTGCCATCTTCGCTCTTCACAGAGTTTAGAACCAGTCTGAACGTCCGCTGCACCGATGCCCAGACTGCGGGGGGATGTTAGCAAGTTATGTTTGCCTCCTAGACTCCTAGACTATTGTGCCTGCGCCTTGGACTCTGGATACAGCCATGCGCCAGGCTAGGCACTTGTGCCATTTAGTATGAGTTAATTAGGTTCCCAGGTTGTGTTCACACCTTGAACCCTTGAGTTCTCCTGCCTATATATTGTAATCCCTTGTAATCTGTGATCTATCAATATATACTATTCAGAGTTTATCTCTCTTACAGTTACCAATGTTGTCATTCTTGCAGAGTTTCATATGGTTCTTGCACTAAAGGGATCTATTTCAGAATTCAGAATATTCTTTGAAGAGCAAATCTATAATATGGAAGACATCTGAGCAGGGCGTGACCAAATCAGGCAGATTTAAGCTAAGCCACTACGGCACTACCTGACTAGTTCCTCAACAAAAATAACAACATCAACCAGGACCATTAGTTTTCATTGGTAAGTGATAACCAGCATACTACACTTGTTTTGGGGTCCAAACCAGATTGAGAGTTTAAACAGAGTTCCTCTGAATTCCAGTTTGTAGAACGATGGTATCTTGTATGTGCCATCGATATTGACAACTAAGCAATATCCAGTTATTCACTCCCATCAATTGACTCAAGAGGCAGGTGGCCTAGATCACCAAAGGGCCTATTTATGGCTACATCCACTCACTCTTAGTTATGGATAGATGCAGGATGAGCAATTTTTTTCAAACTAATAGAACTATTCTTCTCAAGAAGAAATTTTACATATGCAATAGAAAACAAAATTACTGAACATAAACCAAATTGCAAGTATGGCTACCTGCTGTGCATGAAGGGAATTTGCATTTTGTGTCTGAAGAACTTGTGCATCTTGATGAATGGGGTAGTTGGCCACTCTGTTCCCCATCTTTGTGATCTCCATCAAGGGTCCAATGTTACTACATGTTACATAAAAATCACAATCAAGACTTCAGGCCGCTATTTTAACATGTCTCTGCAATCATGACTAGTATAGAGTGAACCTACATCAAGATGTCCAGCTATGTATGTCTGGTTATTTTAGCCTTTTGGAGTTAAGGTTCACTCTATACTAGGGCAAGGTAATATATTATGAGCCCCAACCCACAAACCAGTAGATTAGCACTGAAGAGCAAGAAGCTAGTACTACGAAAGACAGCACGAAGATAACCATTACAAATCTCAAAACTGATAGTACAGGTCCAGATTCCCCAGTCAGTTGTTTCGAATGTGAAAGCGTGAGTCTCCTCTGAAAGCTTGCTGGAGAGGTGTTAAGAATTAAGATGCCATGGGAAATTTGGTCATGTGGACCTGTAAAATAAGTTTGTGCAGGAGTGTCTAAATTGTGCCTGGGCTCTGTCAAATAAAGATGGACAAAAGACAACCCATTTTCCTTTCCCATTTCCAAGTTCAACGTGAATTGAATTGGATGGAACATAAAGCAAGGATGTAAGTCATAGCTACAGGGATATAACTTTTGGTATGGAAATGCATCTGATTTCTCCAATTCAACTTCACCTTTTAGTTATACATGATACTTACAATGTGTTACATTACCAAAGAACTTATGATAAGCTCTTTGCTCTACTCTAGTGGCATCTATAAAAAAAATCCCTATCTACAATTGACTGTGATACTATCAAAATAGTTGTAACAGAAATCATATGAATCAGGGTATAAACTCTGATATGGATTATCAAGCCAGTTGTACAGTAATACCCTGTGAGTTCCCACCAGAAAGGTATAAAGTATAAACACTGAAAAGGGCAAAACAAATACAATATGGAGAGATACACACTTATACATAATAAAATTGGCATACCTGTACCCAACAGTTTGTAGGAACATTTTAAGGAGTTCAATTGATGAAAATTGTTTCCTGTAGCTGTCAGTTAGAAGCTTCAAGTTGCGTCCCAGTTTACATATATGCTTAATTATTATTTCTGAAAGAACATCAATAGAGACTGCAGTTCCACTTTCAAAACGTGAATTTGCTAAGTAGCGAGCAACCAACTTTTTGGTCATGAGCAATGCTTGCTCTTGGCTTAAAGATTTCCCTTCTACTCTAGATCCATCTTTTCCTCTATATTTGTTTCCTGTCTTGTAATATTCAGGCACCATGCCAAACCTTTCAAGCATTGCAGTGTTGCGGTTAACTGGTGCTGGTAAATTATCAAGAACCCCATGAACTTCTATTTTGTTGGCCCTAGATATCCCACTTGTTTTAGGAATTGCGCTTTCTGGAACACAGTCAGATGGAAATCTAATTTCTGGAATTAATTCGTCTGTTGAATTGCTGAATTCCCCAGCATTCTTTGAGTGCAGGGAAGGGCCATTTTCCAACATGGGAGGAGATATGCTGGGATCATCCATAAACACAGCCCTCTTCCTTTTATGTATACTGCAAATCTTAAGATAGTCAGACATTCCCTCTGGTGTTCTCTTTGGTATTTCTTTGTCACCAGAGCGAAGCTTGCTGTGCCATGTCCTGAATTTGTCGGCATATGGCTTGTACCATGTGTCAGGCAATTCTTCATACCGATTATGCCTTTGAGACAACATGGAACCGTCCCTGCTTGGACTGAACGCTGTTCTAGAATACACCTGCAGCACATGGAAAGCCTTAAAGCATCAGAATGTAGCAGATGAATTGATGCCATATTTGGTTAGCATGCCAGGATTGAAACTATGCCATATAACAACAGAATCCAAAACACATAATGAGCAATTAAGGACCACACTCAATGGTCAGGGATGTGATTCACATCACTTAAGATGCATGGAATGAAATTAAAATTGACACAGTGACGGCATACATTTGATTTTACCCAGGAGACTGCAAG is part of the Miscanthus floridulus cultivar M001 unplaced genomic scaffold, ASM1932011v1 fs_375_1_2, whole genome shotgun sequence genome and encodes:
- the LOC136531583 gene encoding uncharacterized protein, whose protein sequence is MAGSLHPSAADNEAERKRQEDARAAHNEAERKRQEDARAAQAAARRAALARAEEAEAEAAAAAHERDVAAARVRAALERAAQERAAADPHLEDPPEDRDEDASSLFDGPRTSVQAAIALQEATAVLHLHAQAVAVQNIRHLVRVVLDVTSGSFARWREQFLARPGQLYGTLSDNLHDIVRHRGDQGDTARTTWLAIESQFLDNREARALILDAKLRTLVQGDLSVTDYCKLLKTAADNLADLGEPVSDRSLVLNLIRGLNERFVSVGRHLRRSRPFPSFLEACDELTLEELTMGAPTPSPPMALVASTGSGFSSPRPASPQISGHPNTEPGGGKGGGFGGKNNRRGARGRGGNGDHRGGKGGGSGTSAPSNQGASGSWPTHYNPWLIVPGPRPLLRGAPTQPPHQQALLAQQGAFLASQ
- the LOC136531581 gene encoding ubiquitin C-terminal hydrolase 12-like; the encoded protein is MDGVKAYCLVELSSPNAELRVLEVFYHKIYKIFPLQEKIENINDQYWTLRAEEIPEEEKNIGPNDRLIHVYHFMKDINQTQQIQNFGDPFFLLIHEGETLAEVKKRIQSKLQVSADEFSKWKFAFISMNRPDYLQDSDVISTRFQRREVYGAWEQYLGMEHTDTAPKRAYTVNQNRHSLEKPVKIYN